The Paenibacillus mucilaginosus 3016 genome includes the window TGTTTATCTTTTTCGGCTCCGGGTCCTTGTTCGGCATTCCCACTCCGATCTATATCATGGCCGTGGTCTATATCGCGATGTTCTTTGTCCTGAAATACACCTTGTTCGGACGCCATGTGTATGCGATCGGAGGCAATGAGGAGGCGGCCCGGCTCACAGGCATCAAGGTGGAACGCACCCTGATCCATGTCTATTCCATCAGCGGTCTGATGGCGGGCATTGCAGGCGTCGTCATGGCCGGCCGCGTGATCTCCGGGCAGCCTAACGCCGGGATCAGCTTCGAGCTCGATGCGATTGCAGCCGTCATCCTGGGGGGCACCAGCTTTGTGGGCGGGGTAGGCCGCATTCAGGGAACGATTATCGGCGTGCTCATTATGGCGGTGCTCGGCAACGGCTTGACGCTGCTCGATGTCGATTATTACTGGCAGCTCATCGTGAAGGGGCTGGTGATTGTCATCGCGGTACTGCTCGATAAACTGCGCAATTAGATAGAGAACTTGAACAGGCGCCTGCCGGGTCGGCAAGCAGCCGGCAGGACGGCAGCTATAGGAGAGGAGAACGGCATTAGAGCGGATCTAGTGCCTTTTTTCTATGGGGCGGCGGCTTGAAGAAAGGGGAGGGTGAAGTTATGATAAGAGGATAACGGGTGTCATCATCCGCCATGATGGATGAGCGAGAGGTAGGCCTATGGTCGCGAAAATCAAAGATGTTGCCAGTCTTGCCGGGGTGTCCACCGCAACGGTGTCCCATGTCATTAACAATACGAGATACGTCTCCGATGAAGTCAAGAAAAAAGTAAACGATGCCATGCAGGAACTGAACTACCTGCCGAACCCTGCGGCACGTTCCCTGCGCCGCCAGAGATCGAATATTATCGGCCTCATCGTGCCGATTAAGAATAACGATTCCACCCAGCAGTACTTCATGTCGATTGCAAGCGGAATCGAAAGCGTTCTGAAAAAACACGGGTATCATCTGTTGCTGAGCAACTCCATGGAAAACGCCGAAGAGGAGCTCGAGCGGATCAAGGTATTCAACTCCCAGCATATCGAGGGGCTGATCATCGCGCCTACGTCCAGACTCGGCGAGGGATTGGAGCAGTCTCCGTTCGGCAGTTACCCCGTCGTTTATATTGACCGCAAGCCTCCGCGGTTTGAAAGTGACTGCGTTGTCGTCGACGGCTTCAGCAGCAGCTGTGCGGGGGTGAAGCTTCTGATCGACCGGGGGCACAAGCGGATCGGATTTCTGTCGGGGGGGCTGGAGATCTCCTCGACCCGCTCGCGGTTCGAGGCTTATGAGCAGGCGCTGCGGGACCACGGGCTGCCGTTCGACGAGGCGTTGATACGCAAATCGTACGATACCTCGTGGAAGGCGGGCTGCCAGCTGACGGCAGAGCTGGTCGAGCGGCAGGGGATCACCGCGCTGTTCGCCGCGAACAATACGCTGTGCCTCGGGGCGACTAGCTATCTGAGAGAGCGGAACATCCGTATCCCGGAGGACTTCGGGCTGCTGTGTTATGACGATTATGAGTGGACGGAGGTCATGACGCCGTCGCTCACGGTGATCCGGCAGCCGACCTTCGGGATCGGGGAGAAGGCGGCCGAGCTGCTGCTGCAGCGCATTTCTTCGCCGAAGAAGAAATCGCAGGAATACCTGCTGCCCGGCGAGCTGATTCGAAGGGGCTCGATCTAGGGATACAAGAACACCTCTGCAGCGTGGGCCAATGAACAGGGAGCAGAATGAAACGAATAAGAAAAGCCAAGCCCCAGGGGCCCATGCAGCAGCATAGGCTCATGGGGCTTCGTCTGTTACCGGGATGCGGGTATCCCTGTGGAGCTGCGGTAAACCGGCTTGGTCTGCACGTGCGTGACCTGGGGAGGCTTGTGCGGATTGCGGATCCGGGACAGCAGCATCTCTGCCGCCTGGAGGCCCATTTCGTCGCGGTAAATATGGACGGTGGTCAGCTGGGGCTCGACGATTTGGGATTCAGGAGAATCGTCAAAGCCGGTGACCGCAATATCCTCAGGTATGCGCACCTGTTTTTGCTTTAAGATCCGTATGACATTGATGGCGATAAAATCGTTCGCGCAGACGAAGACGGTAGGAAGGGCGTCCAGCAGGCTGATTCTCTCCTCCAGCCAGGAGAGGTTTGAGATCAGACGGTCCGCTTCCGTAATGGACAGCGAAGGATCCTGCGGCAGACCGGCGGCGCTCAGCGCCCTTGTGAATCCGGTCCAGCGTTCATGGAAGCTCCGGCAGTGGCGGATATCGCCGACAAATCCGAGGCGGGTATGGCCGCTGTCGATCAGCGTTCGGGTCAGACGGAAGGTGCTCTGTTCATTCTCCATCAAGAGCACATCGGCCCCGAGGTCTGGACCCAGGAGGTCGGATGGCGCGTCGATACAGATGGTCGGGATCTGAAGCGACTGAATAAACTCGGTATAGTCCTTGTCGAACAGCTCGATACATACGATACCGTCCACCTTTGTCTTATCGAAATTAACAGGAAGCGTCAAGGCCTCGAGTTCGGTCTCCCGAACGATATGGATGGATAAATTGAACCCTTCCGCGCTGATCATCTTCTCCAATCCGCTCAGCAGCGAGGTGCCGAAGTGGGTGTTATGCGGCATGTTGGCGGTGAAGAGCGCAATGTTGCCCGGGGCCTTGGAGGAAGCTTCTTCCGGTTCGATCAGGGCGAACTGCTTGTACTTGAGCTCGATGGCTCTCTTGATCACCCTGCTTCGGGTCTCGGCCGGGATGGTTTCGCTGCCGTTCAGCGCTTTGGAGACGGTGTTTCTGGATAACCCCAGCGAGTCGGCTATATGTTGAATCGTGATTTTTTCTTTGTTCATGATAAGTACTCCTCTAGGGGACAGATGGCCGGATCGTTGAGCCGGCGGAGATCATCGAAATTACATTCAATGTATACTATTTCCACCGAAATATCAACAAAAGAAAGTTACAAATGAACAATCGATTATGCATTTGTAAAGAAAAAGAAAGAGGCCGGCCCTCCTCGTTCCTCGTAAACAAATGCACAATTCAAAATTGGTCATGCAGGGGGGATACGTCTTGCCACTTGGAACGCGGAAATGAAAAGGGGTGAAACCGAGCGTAACCGGCAGGATGTA containing:
- a CDS encoding LacI family DNA-binding transcriptional regulator encodes the protein MVAKIKDVASLAGVSTATVSHVINNTRYVSDEVKKKVNDAMQELNYLPNPAARSLRRQRSNIIGLIVPIKNNDSTQQYFMSIASGIESVLKKHGYHLLLSNSMENAEEELERIKVFNSQHIEGLIIAPTSRLGEGLEQSPFGSYPVVYIDRKPPRFESDCVVVDGFSSSCAGVKLLIDRGHKRIGFLSGGLEISSTRSRFEAYEQALRDHGLPFDEALIRKSYDTSWKAGCQLTAELVERQGITALFAANNTLCLGATSYLRERNIRIPEDFGLLCYDDYEWTEVMTPSLTVIRQPTFGIGEKAAELLLQRISSPKKKSQEYLLPGELIRRGSI
- a CDS encoding ABC transporter permease subunit; its protein translation is MSANLQSAANPSLSLKKRILPVWNQLGMLIILVLLCVVLALFAPYFTETNNILNILKQSSITAILAAGMTMVILTGGIDLSVGATLALAGVISVMLSNAGVPAGIAMLTGAAVGYTAGAVNGYFTAVAKLPSFVVTLGSMTYLRGIAFVISGGLPVVLQDKLFIFFGSGSLFGIPTPIYIMAVVYIAMFFVLKYTLFGRHVYAIGGNEEAARLTGIKVERTLIHVYSISGLMAGIAGVVMAGRVISGQPNAGISFELDAIAAVILGGTSFVGGVGRIQGTIIGVLIMAVLGNGLTLLDVDYYWQLIVKGLVIVIAVLLDKLRN
- a CDS encoding LacI family DNA-binding transcriptional regulator; protein product: MNKEKITIQHIADSLGLSRNTVSKALNGSETIPAETRSRVIKRAIELKYKQFALIEPEEASSKAPGNIALFTANMPHNTHFGTSLLSGLEKMISAEGFNLSIHIVRETELEALTLPVNFDKTKVDGIVCIELFDKDYTEFIQSLQIPTICIDAPSDLLGPDLGADVLLMENEQSTFRLTRTLIDSGHTRLGFVGDIRHCRSFHERWTGFTRALSAAGLPQDPSLSITEADRLISNLSWLEERISLLDALPTVFVCANDFIAINVIRILKQKQVRIPEDIAVTGFDDSPESQIVEPQLTTVHIYRDEMGLQAAEMLLSRIRNPHKPPQVTHVQTKPVYRSSTGIPASR